From one Passer domesticus isolate bPasDom1 chromosome 15, bPasDom1.hap1, whole genome shotgun sequence genomic stretch:
- the FLII gene encoding protein flightless-1 homolog gives MAATGVLPFVRGVDLSGNDFKGGYFPEHVKAMTSLRWLKLNRTGLCYLPEELAALQKLEHLSVSHNSLTTLHGELSGLPCLRAIVARANSLKNSGVPDDIFQLDDLSVLDLSYNQLTECPRELENAKNMLVLNLGHNSIDTIPNQLFINLTDLLYLDLSDNKLESLPPQMRRLVHLQTLILNNNPLLHAQLRQLPAMTALQTLHLRNTQRTQSNLPTSLEALVNLADVDLSCNDLSRVPECLYTLGSLRRLNLSSNQITELSLCIDQWTQLETLNLSRNQLTSLPSAICKLTKLKKMYLNSNKLDFDGIPSGIGKLTNLEEFMAANNNLELIPESLCRCSKLRKLVLNKNRLVTLPEAIHFLTDVEILDVRENPNLVMPPKPADRSSEWYNIDFSLQNQLRLAGASPATVAAAAAGSSTKDPLARKMRLRRRKDSAQDDQAKQVLKGMSDVAQEKNKKIEESGEAKAPDLKTRRWDQGLEKPQLDYSEFFSEDVGQLPGVCVWQIENFVPTLVDEAFHGKFYEADCYIVLKTFLDENGSLNWEIYYWIGQEATLDKKACSAIHAVNLRNYLGAECRSIREEMGDESEEFLQVFDNDISYIEGGTASGFFTVEDTQYVTRLYRVYGKKNVKLEPVALKGTSLDPRFVFLLDHGLELLVWRGSQATLSSTTKARLFAEKINKNERKGKAEITLLTQGQETPEFWEVLGGQPEEIRPCVPDDFQPHKPKLYKVGLGLGYLELPQINYKLSVEHKKRLKADLMPEMRLLQSLLDTKSVYILDCWSDVFIWIGRKSSRLVRAAALKLSQELCTMLHRPKHAMVTRNLEGTECQVFKSKFKNWDDVLRVDYTRNAETVLQDGGLAGKVRKDAEKKDQMKADLTALFLPRQPPMPLSEAEQLMEEWNEDLDGMEGFVLEGKKFTRLPEEEFGHFHTHDCYVFLCRYWVPVEYEEDEEKKKKGEGKGEEEGEEEEEEKQPEEDSQCIVYFWQGREASNMGWLTFTFSLQKKFESHFRGKLEVVRMTQQQENPKFLSHFKRRFVIHRGKRKDRVSTPQPSLYHIRTNGGALCTRCIQINTDAALLNSEFCFILKVPFESTDNQGIVYTWVGRAADPDEAKLAEDIMNHMFDDSYSKQVINEGEEPENFFWVGIGGQKPYDEDADYMKHSRLFRCSNEKGYFSVSEKCSDFCQDDLADDDIMLLDNGREVYMWVGTQTSQVEIKLSLKACQVYIQHMRSKDPTHPRKLRLVRKGNEPWPFTRCFHAWSVFRKPPT, from the exons ATGGCGGCCACCGGCGTCCTGCCCTTCGTCCGCGGCGTCGATCTCAGCGGCAACGACTTCAAG GGCGGGTACTTCCCGGAGCACGTGAAGGCGATGACGAGCCTGCGCTGGCTGAAGCTGAACCGCACGGGGCTCTGTTACCTGCCCGAGGAGCTCGCTGCCCTCCAGAAGCTG GAGCACCTCTCCGTGAGCCACAACAGCCTCACCACGCTCCATGGAGAGCTCTCCGGCCTGCCCTGCCTCAGG GCAATTGTGGCTCGTGCAAACAGCCTGAAGAACTCAGGAGTCCCTGATGACATCTTCCAGCTGGATGACCTCTCAGTGCTG GACCTGAGCTACAACCAGCTCACAGAGTGTCCCAGGGAGCTGGAGAATGCCAAGAACATGCTGGTCCTGAACCTTGGCCACAACAG CATCGACACCATCCCCAACCAGCTCTTCATCAACCTGACTGACCTGCTCTACCTGGACCTGAGTGACAACAAGCTGGAGAGTCTCCCCCCACAGATGAGGCGCCTGGTGCACCTGCAGACCCTCATCCTCAACAACAACCCCCTCCTGCACGCTCAGCTCCG gcagctcccgGCCATGACAGCCCTGCAGACCCTCCACCTCCGCAACACCCAGCGCACGCAGAGCAACCTGCCCACCAGCCTCGAGGCCCTGGTGAACCTGGCAG ATGTGGACCTGTCCTGCAACGACCTCAGCCGTGTCCCCGAGTGTCTCTacaccctgggcagcctgcGGCGCCTCAACCTCAGCAGCAACCAGatcacagagctgtccctcTGCATCGACCAGTGGACCCAGCTGGAGACCCTCAACCTGTCCCGCAACCAGCTCACCTCCTTACCT TCGGCCATCTGCAAGCTGACCAAGCTGAAGAAGATGTACCTGAACTCCAACAAGCTGGACTTTGATGGGATCCCCTCAGGCATTGGCAAGCTCACCAACCTTGAGGAGTTCATGGCAGCCAACAACAACCTGGAGCTCATTCCTGAGAGCCTGTGCAG GTGCTCCAAGCTGAGGAAGCTGGTGCTGAACAAGAACCGCCTGGTGACGCTGCCAGAGGCCATCCACTTCCTGACGGATGTGGAG ATCCTGGACGTGCGCGAGAACCCCAACCTGGTGATGCCCCCGAAGCCGGCGGATCGCTCCTCGGAGTGGTACAACATCGACTTCTCCCTGCAGAACCAGCTCCGCCTGGCCGGGGCCTCCCCCGCCACCgtggccgccgccgccgcgg ggagcagcaccaagGACCCGCTGGCCCGCAAGATGCGGCTGCGGCGGCGCAAGGACTCTGCCCAGGATGACCAGGCCAAGCAGGTGCTGAAGGGGATGTCAGACGTGGCCCAGGAGAAGAATAAGAAGATAGAG GAGAGTGGGGAGGCGAAGGCACCGGACCTGAAGACACGGCGCTGGGACCAGGGCCTGGAGAAGCCACAGCTGGACTACTCAGAGTTCTTCAGCGAGGACGTGGGGCAGCTGCCTGGCGTCTGTGTCTGGCAGATCGAGAACTTCGTGCCCACGCTGGTGGACGAGGCTTTCCACGGCAAGTTCTACGAAGCTGACTGCTACATCGTGCTCAAG ACCTTCCTGGATGAGAATGGTTCCCTGAACTGGGAGATCTACTACTGGATCGGGCAGGAGGCCACGCTGGACAAGAAGGCCTGTTCAGCCATCCACGCCGTCAACCTCCGCAACTACCTGGGGGCTGAGTGCCGCAGCATCCGGGAGGAGATGGGGGATGAAAGTGAGGAGTTCCTTCAG gTCTTCGACAATGACATCTCCTACATCGAGGGTGGCACAGCCAGTGGTTTCTTCACTGTTGAGGACACGCAGTATGTCACCAG GCTCTACCGTGTCTATGGGAAGAAGAATGTCAAGCTGGAGCCAGTGGCACTGAAAGGGACATCACTGGACCCCCG gtttgttttcctcctggacCACGGCCTCGAGCTCCTGGTGTGGCGTGGGAGCCAGGCCACGCTGAGCAGCACCACCAAGGCCAG gcTCTTCGCCGAGAAGATCAACAAGAACGAGCGGAAGGGCAAGGCCGAGATCACACTGCTCACCCAGGGCCAGGAGACCCCCGAGttctgggaggtgctgggggggCAGCCCGAGGAGATCCGACCCTGTGTCCCCGATGACTTCCAGCCCCACAAGCCCAAGCTGTACAAG GTCGGCCTCGGTCTGGGCTACCTGGAGCTTCCCCAGATCAACTACAAGCTCTCCGTGGAGCACAAGAAGAGGCTGAAGGCTGATCTGATGCCAGAGATGCGCCTG CTGCAGAGCCTGCTGGACACCAAGAGCGTGTACATCCTGGACTGCTGGTCCGACGTCTTCATCTGGATCGGCAGGAAGTCCTCGCGGCTGGTGCGGGCGGCGGCGCTGAAGctgagccaggagctgtgcaCCATGCTGCACCGGCCCAAGCACGCCATGGTCACCAGGAACCTGGAGGGCACCGAGTGCCAG GTGTTCAAGTCCAAGTTCAAGAACTGGGATGACGTCCTGCGCGTGGATTACACCCGGAACGCCGAGACGGTGCTGCAGGACGGCGGCCTGGCCGGCAAGGTGCGCAAGGACGCCGAGAAGAAGGACCAGATGAAGGCCGACCTGACCGCGCTCTTCCTGCCCCGCCAGCCCCCCATGCCCCTCAGCGAG GCGGAGCAGCTGATGGAGGAGTGGAACGAGGACCTGGATGGCATGGAGGGCTTCGTGCTGGAGGGCAAGAAATTCACTCGCCTGCCCGAGGAGGAGTTTGGCCACTTCCACACCCACGACTGCTATGTCTTCCTGTGCAG GTACTGGGTGCCAGTGGAgtatgaggaggatgaggagaaaaagaagaagggtGAAGGcaaaggggaagaggagggtgaggaagaagaggaggagaagcagcCCGAGGAAGACTCCCAGTGCATCGTCTACTTCTGGCAGGGCCGGGAGGCCTCCAACATGGGCTGGCTCACCTTCACCTTCAGCCTCCAGAAGAAGTTTGAGAGTCACTTCCGTGGCAAGCTGGAG gTGGTGCGCATgacccagcagcaggagaaccCCAAGTTCCTGTCGCACTTCAAGAGGAGGTTTGTGATCCACCGGGGCAAGCGCAAGGACCGGGTCAGcactccccagcccagcctgtaCCACATCCGCACCAACGGCGGGGCCCTGTGCACCAG GTGCATCCAGATCAACACAGACGCTGCTCTGCTCAACTCCGAGTTCTGCTTCATCCTCAAG GTGCCTTTTGAGAGCACGGACAACCAGGGCATTGTGTACACCTGGGTGGGTCGGGCAGCCGACCCTGACGAGGCCAAGCTGGCTGAGGACATCATGAACCACATGTTTGATGACTCCTACAGCAAACAG GTCATCAACGAGGGAGAAGAACCTGAAAACTTCTTCTGGGTGGGCATTGGGGGCCAGAAGCCCTACGATGAAGATGCTGACTACATGAAGCACTCACGGCTCTTCAG aTGCTCCAATGAGAAAGGTTATTTCTCCGTGTCAGAGAAGTGCTCAGATTTCTGCCAGGATGACCTGGCTGATGATGACATCATGCTGCTGGACAACGGGCGGGAG GTCTACATGTGGGTGGGCACCCAGACCAGCCAGGTGGAGATCAAGCTGAGCCTCAAGGCCTGCCAG GTGTACATCCAGCACATGCGCTCCAAGGACCCCACACATCCCCGCAAGCTGCGGCTGGTGCGGAAAGGCAACGAGCCCTGGCCCTTCACCCGCTGCTTCCACGCCTGGAGCGTGTTCCGCAAGCCGCCCACCTAA
- the MIEF2 gene encoding mitochondrial dynamics protein MID49, protein MAAFWQQRGRRQENGGLGSVIDGLGSVFDVLLANARLVLGVSGAAVLAIATLAVKRLIDRATSPRDEGDPKAEQKSLEESWQDLPLIKTTPKPPKKQRREDLSEPLLSPAGPLVPDPRGSSAPLGAPQVKPSPLRCLTLQEKLLSHSSQLAVPEIQVSLVPQLARSICTQLQNFLRSKFPELPFGRLFLSGALLDGLEVLAADHVHLMLPVVLDAGLWSLISGEDTVVRNPQYWMIKRIDLGYFPRGCSPWDRFIVGRYLSSSVLNETLHKLLVASINWPAIGGLLGCAIHPVVASRELKLEVKHDQVDLSITLFPVVEMEGKVLLAVPPEGLVENLWLESFDRAAVSRVKELDAGDSGARQLCLRILNGVCKSQPRLHKLGGSPVTHAILHLSDTASDWAEDSLADRFQQVLEELVASLEKGVLPSYFNPKVNLFSGLLEEEIDEMGFVLYRAISEPEVLLK, encoded by the exons ATGGCGGCGttctggcagcagcggggcaggcGGCAGGAGAACGGCGGGCTGGGCAGTGTCATCGACGGGCTGGGCAGCGTGTTCGATGTGCTGCTGGCCAAcgccaggctggtgctgggcgTCAGCGGCGCCGCCGTGCTGGCCATCGCCACGCTGGCTGTCAAGAGG ctGATCGACCGAGCCACCAGCCCTCGCGATGAGGGCGATCCCAAAGCTGAGCAGAAATCCCTGGAGGAGAGCTGGCAGGATTTACCGTTAATCAAGACAACACCAAAACCCCCCAAGAAGCAGAGAAGGGAAGACCTCAGCGAGCCCCTGCTGTCTCCAGCTGGGCCCCTGGTGCCAG ATCCCAGGGGCTCCTCTGCTCCCCTGGGGGCTCCTCAGGTCAAGCCCAGCCCGCTGCGCTGCCTCACGCTGCAGGAGAAGCTCCTCTCACACAGCAGCCAGCTGGCCGTGCCCGAGATCCAAGTGTCCCTCGTCCCACAGCTGGCCAGGAGCATCTGCACCCAGCTGCAGAACTTCCTGAGGAGCAAGTTCCCAGAGCTGCCCTTCGGCCGCCTCTTCCTCAGCGGAGCCCTGCTCGATGGCCTCGAGGTCCTGGCAGCTGACCACGTCCACCTCATGCTCCCAGTGGTCCTTGACGCCGGGCTCTGGAGCCTCATCTCAGGAGAGGACACCGTGGTGAGGAACCCCCAGTACTGGATGATCAAGAGGATCGATCTGGGGTATTTCCCTCGGGGGTGCAGCCCCTGGGACAGGTTCATTGTGGGCCGGTACCTCTCCTCCAGCGTGCTCAACGAGACCCTCCACAAGCTGCTGGTGGCCTCCATCAACTGGCCTGCCATCGGTggcctgctgggctgtgccatccACCCCGTCGTGGCCTCCCGGGAGCTGAAGCTGGAAGTCAAACACGATCAGGTTGATCTGAGCATCACCCTCTTCCCAGTGGTGGAAATGGAGGGCAAGGTTCTTCTGGCTGTTCCTCCCGAAGGACTGGTGGAAAACCTGTGGCTGGAGAGCTTTGACAGGGCGGCAGTCTCGAGGGTGAAGGAGCTGGATGCTGGTGACTCCGGGGCTCGGCAGCTCTGCCTCCGCATCCTGAACGGCGTCTGCAagagccagcccaggctgcacaaACTGGGGGGCAGCCCCGTGACCCACGCCATCCTGCACCTCAGTGACACTGCCTCGGACTGGGCAGAGGACAGCCTCGCCGACAGGTTCCAGCAGGTGCTTGAGGAGCTGGTGGCCTCCCTGGAGAAAGGAGTCCTGCCTTCCTATTTCAACCCCAAAGTCAACCTGTTCTCCGGGCTGTTGGAAGAGGAAATTGATGAGATGGGCTTTGTGCTCTACAGGGCCATATCTGAGCCAGAGGTCCTGCTGAAGTGA
- the TOP3A gene encoding DNA topoisomerase 3-alpha isoform X1: MNLSVRLLPGARMLPQPWRGFSRAAEDAALQRIRKVLCVAEKNDAARGIAELLSNRRMRRREGFSKFNKIYEYDYQMFGQNVTMVMTSVSGHLLAHDFIMPFRKWHSCNPLALFDAEIEKYCPENYLDIKRTLEREIQQCQALVIWTDCDREGENIGFEIIHVCKAVKPNLQVFRARFSEITPHAVRAACENLTQPDQKTSDAVDVRQELDLRIGAAFTRFQTLRLRKIFPDILADQLISYGSCQFPTLGFVVERFKAIQAFVPEAFYKIKVTHDHEDGSVVFNWKRNRLFNHTACLVLYQMCMEDPVATVVDVVSKPKSKWRPLPLDTVELEKLASRKLKINAKETMTIAEKLYTKGFISYPRTETNIFPKELNLSALVEQQTQDPNWGGFAQRILDQGGPTPRSGTKSDQAHPPIHPTKYASNLQGNEQRLYEFIVRHFLACCSQDAKGQETTVEIDIAREQFIAQGLMILARNYLEVYPYDKWSDKVIPLYQKGSRFQPTTVEMVDGETSPPLLLTEADLIALMEKHGIGTDATHAEHIETIKTRMYVGLTADQRFLPGQLGMGLVEGYDSMGYEMSKPDLRAELEADLKLICEGKKDKSVVLQQQVQKYKQVFIEAVARANKLDQALAQYLGEAAEVPEQEEVYPATPLSVRKCPQCNSDMVLKTRKNGGFYLSCMGYPTCRTAVWFPDFVVDVTRDESICDVCKPHPVHRLKFKFKKGSVPPVMPLEFVGCIGGCDEMLKELLDLKYSHRSSQPAPSSTQPGHHLQANHSLNRTSSETRQARGTSNVARGHLLSINSSRTPRAAPAAAPDDGNAVVCNCGSEALLLTVRKDGPNKGRQFYKCSSSTCNFFLWADEQPQDRGSSTLLQPAAGRTPAGFQHAGGGREPLGSSSSSDAGGGALCRCEQPAVTRTVQKDGPNKGRQFHTCPKPREQQCGFFQWADENVAPGPSGDDSLNHFGSNGYSRGLGSKAKRPGNLSSASSAKKPRTCSICHQPGHTRKTCPQNH, from the exons ATGAACCTCTCCGtgcggctgctgcccggggccaggatgctgccccagccctggcgcGGCTTCTCGCGGGCCGCGGAGGACGCGGCGCTGCAGAGGATCCGCAAGGTGCTCTGCGTGGCCGAGAAGAACGACGCCGCCCGGGGCATCGCCGAGCTGCTCTCCAACAGGAGGATGCGGCGG cGAGAAGGGTTTTCCAAGTTCAACAAAATCTATGAATACGACTACCAGATGTTTGGCCAG AACGTTACCATGGTGATGACATCCGTGTCAGGACATTTACTGGCTCATGATTTTATCATGCCATTTCGCAAATG gcacagctgcaacCCTTTAGCTCTTTTTGATGCTGAAATTGAGAAGTATTGCCCTGAAAATTACCTGGATATCAAG AGAACCCTTGAACGAGAAatccagcagtgccaagccctgGTGATCTGGACTGACTGCGATCGAGAAGGAGAGAACATTGGCTTTGAGATCATCCACGTGTGCAAAGCTG TGAAGCCAAACCTGCAGGTTTTCCGAGCGCGCTTCTCCGAGATCACACCGCACGCTGTCAGAGCAGCCTGTGAGAACCTCACCCAGCCCGACCAGAAAACCAGCGATGCCGTCGACGTCAGGCAGGAGCTGGACCTCAGGATAG GTGCTGCCTTCACCAGATTCCAGACTCTGAGGCTGCGGAAGATCTTCCCTGATATTTTAGCAGATCAGCTGATCAGCTATGGCAGCTGCCAGTTCCCAACACTGGGATTTGTAGTTGAACGCTTCAAAGCCATCCAGGCATTTGTTCCTGAAGCCTTCTACAAAATTAAAG TGACCCACGACCATGAGGACGGCAGTGTGGTCTTCAACTGGAAGAGGAACCGGCTCTTCAATCACACAGCGTGCCTGGTCCTTTACCAGATGTGTATGGAG GATCCGGTAGCGACTGTTGTTGATGTTGTGAGCAAGCCAAAGAGCAAATGGAGGCCCCTGCCCCTGGACACTGTG GAACTGGAAAAATTGGCTTCCCgcaaactgaaaataaatgcaaaggAAACAATGACAATAGCAGAAAAACTCTATACCAAAGG GTTCATTAGTTACCCTCGAACCGAGACCAACATTTTCCCCAAGGAGCTGAACCTCTCTGCCTTGGTAGAACAGCAAACACAGGACCCAAACTGGGGAGGGTTTGCACAGAGGATTTTGGATCAGGGTGGGCCAACCCCTCGGAGTGGAACCAAATCTGATCAGGCTCACCCTCCCATTCACCCCACAAAATACGCCAGCAACCTGCAG GGCAATGAGCAGAGACTCTACGAATTCATTGTGCGCCACTTCTTGGCTTGCTGCTCTCAAGATGCCAAAGGACAGGAAACAACTGTGGAGATCGACATTGCCAGGGAGCAATTCATTGCTCAAGGACTCATGATCCTGGCCAGAAATTACCTGGAAGTGTATCCTTATGACAAGTGGAGTGATAAG GTTATCCCTCTGTATCAGAAAGGATCTCGCTTTCAGCCCACCACAGTGGAGATGGTGGATGGGGAAACCAGCCCTCCCTTGCTCCTCACAGAAGCAGATCTCATTGCTCTCATGGAGAAACACGGCATTG GCACTGATGCCACCCACGCCGAGCACATCGAGACGATCAAGACGCGGATGTACGTGGGGCTGACGGCAGATCAGCGCTTCCTGCCCGgccagctgggcatggggctggTGGAAG GATATGATTCCATGGGCTATGAGATGTCCAAGCCTGACCTTCGAGCTGAGCTGGAGGCTGATCTGAAACTGATCTGTGAGGGGAAGAAAGACAAATCTGTAGTGTTGCAGCAGCAGGTCCAGAAGTACAAGCAAGTCTTCATTGAAGCTGTGGCCAGAGCCAACAA GTTGGACCAGGCCCTGGCTCAGTATttgggagaagctgcagaagttccagagcaggaggaggtgtACCCAGCAACGCCCCTTTCTGTTCGGAAATGTCCCCAGTGCAACAGTGACATGGTGCTGAAGACCAGGAAGAATGGCGG GTTCTACCTCAGCTGCATGGGCTATCCAACCTGCAGAACTGCAGTCTGGTTCCCTGATTTCGTGGTGGATGTGACCAGGGACGAGAGCATCTGTGATGTGTGTAAACCCCATCCAGTTCACAG ACTGAAGTTTAAATTCAAGAAGGGCAGCGTTCCCCCTGTGATGCCCCTGGAGTTCGTTGGCTGCATTGGAGGCTGTGATGAGATGCTGAAAGAGCTTTTGGACCTCAAGTACTCACACAGATCATCCCAACCTGCACCATCCAGCACCCAGCCAGGGCATCACCTGCAGGCCAACCACTCCCTGAACAGAACCAGCAGTGAGACCAGGCAAGCCAGGGGGACCTCAAACGTGGCACGGGGACACCTGCTCTCCATCAACTcctccaggacccccagggctgctcctgcagctgccccagacGATGGCAATGCCGTGGTGTGCAACTGTGGGAGCGAGGCGCTGCTGCTGACCGTGCGCAAGGACGGCCCCAACAAGGGCCGCCAGTTCTACAagtgcagctccagcacctgcaACTTCTTCCTCTGGGCTGACgagcagccacaggacagaGGCAGCTCCACGCTGCTCCAGCCCGCTGCTGGAAGAACCCCAGCGGGATTCCAGCAcgcaggaggagggagagagcccttgggcagcagcagcagctcggaCGCTGGCGGGGGCGCGCTGTGCAGGTGCGAGCAGCCCGCGGTGACGCGCACCGTGCAGAAGGACGGGCCCAACAAGGGCAGGCAGTTCCACACCTGCCCCAAGCCCCGGGAGCAGCAGTGCGGCTTCTTCCAGTGGGCAGATGAGAACGTGGCACCAG GCCCTTCTGGAGATGACTCTCTGAACCACTTTGGCAGCAATGGATACTCCAGAGGGTTGGGAAGCAAGGCCAAGAGACCAGGCAACCTCTCCTCAGCATCTTCTGCCAAGAAGCCACGGACCTGCAGCATCTGCCACCAGCCTGGGCACACAAGGAAAACCTGTCCTCAGAACCACTGA
- the TOP3A gene encoding DNA topoisomerase 3-alpha isoform X2, with the protein MNLSVRLLPGARMLPQPWRGFSRAAEDAALQRIRKVLCVAEKNDAARGIAELLSNRRMRRREGFSKFNKIYEYDYQMFGQNVTMVMTSVSGHLLAHDFIMPFRKWHSCNPLALFDAEIEKYCPENYLDIKRTLEREIQQCQALVIWTDCDREGENIGFEIIHVCKAGAAFTRFQTLRLRKIFPDILADQLISYGSCQFPTLGFVVERFKAIQAFVPEAFYKIKVTHDHEDGSVVFNWKRNRLFNHTACLVLYQMCMEDPVATVVDVVSKPKSKWRPLPLDTVELEKLASRKLKINAKETMTIAEKLYTKGFISYPRTETNIFPKELNLSALVEQQTQDPNWGGFAQRILDQGGPTPRSGTKSDQAHPPIHPTKYASNLQGNEQRLYEFIVRHFLACCSQDAKGQETTVEIDIAREQFIAQGLMILARNYLEVYPYDKWSDKVIPLYQKGSRFQPTTVEMVDGETSPPLLLTEADLIALMEKHGIGTDATHAEHIETIKTRMYVGLTADQRFLPGQLGMGLVEGYDSMGYEMSKPDLRAELEADLKLICEGKKDKSVVLQQQVQKYKQVFIEAVARANKLDQALAQYLGEAAEVPEQEEVYPATPLSVRKCPQCNSDMVLKTRKNGGFYLSCMGYPTCRTAVWFPDFVVDVTRDESICDVCKPHPVHRLKFKFKKGSVPPVMPLEFVGCIGGCDEMLKELLDLKYSHRSSQPAPSSTQPGHHLQANHSLNRTSSETRQARGTSNVARGHLLSINSSRTPRAAPAAAPDDGNAVVCNCGSEALLLTVRKDGPNKGRQFYKCSSSTCNFFLWADEQPQDRGSSTLLQPAAGRTPAGFQHAGGGREPLGSSSSSDAGGGALCRCEQPAVTRTVQKDGPNKGRQFHTCPKPREQQCGFFQWADENVAPGPSGDDSLNHFGSNGYSRGLGSKAKRPGNLSSASSAKKPRTCSICHQPGHTRKTCPQNH; encoded by the exons ATGAACCTCTCCGtgcggctgctgcccggggccaggatgctgccccagccctggcgcGGCTTCTCGCGGGCCGCGGAGGACGCGGCGCTGCAGAGGATCCGCAAGGTGCTCTGCGTGGCCGAGAAGAACGACGCCGCCCGGGGCATCGCCGAGCTGCTCTCCAACAGGAGGATGCGGCGG cGAGAAGGGTTTTCCAAGTTCAACAAAATCTATGAATACGACTACCAGATGTTTGGCCAG AACGTTACCATGGTGATGACATCCGTGTCAGGACATTTACTGGCTCATGATTTTATCATGCCATTTCGCAAATG gcacagctgcaacCCTTTAGCTCTTTTTGATGCTGAAATTGAGAAGTATTGCCCTGAAAATTACCTGGATATCAAG AGAACCCTTGAACGAGAAatccagcagtgccaagccctgGTGATCTGGACTGACTGCGATCGAGAAGGAGAGAACATTGGCTTTGAGATCATCCACGTGTGCAAAGCTG GTGCTGCCTTCACCAGATTCCAGACTCTGAGGCTGCGGAAGATCTTCCCTGATATTTTAGCAGATCAGCTGATCAGCTATGGCAGCTGCCAGTTCCCAACACTGGGATTTGTAGTTGAACGCTTCAAAGCCATCCAGGCATTTGTTCCTGAAGCCTTCTACAAAATTAAAG TGACCCACGACCATGAGGACGGCAGTGTGGTCTTCAACTGGAAGAGGAACCGGCTCTTCAATCACACAGCGTGCCTGGTCCTTTACCAGATGTGTATGGAG GATCCGGTAGCGACTGTTGTTGATGTTGTGAGCAAGCCAAAGAGCAAATGGAGGCCCCTGCCCCTGGACACTGTG GAACTGGAAAAATTGGCTTCCCgcaaactgaaaataaatgcaaaggAAACAATGACAATAGCAGAAAAACTCTATACCAAAGG GTTCATTAGTTACCCTCGAACCGAGACCAACATTTTCCCCAAGGAGCTGAACCTCTCTGCCTTGGTAGAACAGCAAACACAGGACCCAAACTGGGGAGGGTTTGCACAGAGGATTTTGGATCAGGGTGGGCCAACCCCTCGGAGTGGAACCAAATCTGATCAGGCTCACCCTCCCATTCACCCCACAAAATACGCCAGCAACCTGCAG GGCAATGAGCAGAGACTCTACGAATTCATTGTGCGCCACTTCTTGGCTTGCTGCTCTCAAGATGCCAAAGGACAGGAAACAACTGTGGAGATCGACATTGCCAGGGAGCAATTCATTGCTCAAGGACTCATGATCCTGGCCAGAAATTACCTGGAAGTGTATCCTTATGACAAGTGGAGTGATAAG GTTATCCCTCTGTATCAGAAAGGATCTCGCTTTCAGCCCACCACAGTGGAGATGGTGGATGGGGAAACCAGCCCTCCCTTGCTCCTCACAGAAGCAGATCTCATTGCTCTCATGGAGAAACACGGCATTG GCACTGATGCCACCCACGCCGAGCACATCGAGACGATCAAGACGCGGATGTACGTGGGGCTGACGGCAGATCAGCGCTTCCTGCCCGgccagctgggcatggggctggTGGAAG GATATGATTCCATGGGCTATGAGATGTCCAAGCCTGACCTTCGAGCTGAGCTGGAGGCTGATCTGAAACTGATCTGTGAGGGGAAGAAAGACAAATCTGTAGTGTTGCAGCAGCAGGTCCAGAAGTACAAGCAAGTCTTCATTGAAGCTGTGGCCAGAGCCAACAA GTTGGACCAGGCCCTGGCTCAGTATttgggagaagctgcagaagttccagagcaggaggaggtgtACCCAGCAACGCCCCTTTCTGTTCGGAAATGTCCCCAGTGCAACAGTGACATGGTGCTGAAGACCAGGAAGAATGGCGG GTTCTACCTCAGCTGCATGGGCTATCCAACCTGCAGAACTGCAGTCTGGTTCCCTGATTTCGTGGTGGATGTGACCAGGGACGAGAGCATCTGTGATGTGTGTAAACCCCATCCAGTTCACAG ACTGAAGTTTAAATTCAAGAAGGGCAGCGTTCCCCCTGTGATGCCCCTGGAGTTCGTTGGCTGCATTGGAGGCTGTGATGAGATGCTGAAAGAGCTTTTGGACCTCAAGTACTCACACAGATCATCCCAACCTGCACCATCCAGCACCCAGCCAGGGCATCACCTGCAGGCCAACCACTCCCTGAACAGAACCAGCAGTGAGACCAGGCAAGCCAGGGGGACCTCAAACGTGGCACGGGGACACCTGCTCTCCATCAACTcctccaggacccccagggctgctcctgcagctgccccagacGATGGCAATGCCGTGGTGTGCAACTGTGGGAGCGAGGCGCTGCTGCTGACCGTGCGCAAGGACGGCCCCAACAAGGGCCGCCAGTTCTACAagtgcagctccagcacctgcaACTTCTTCCTCTGGGCTGACgagcagccacaggacagaGGCAGCTCCACGCTGCTCCAGCCCGCTGCTGGAAGAACCCCAGCGGGATTCCAGCAcgcaggaggagggagagagcccttgggcagcagcagcagctcggaCGCTGGCGGGGGCGCGCTGTGCAGGTGCGAGCAGCCCGCGGTGACGCGCACCGTGCAGAAGGACGGGCCCAACAAGGGCAGGCAGTTCCACACCTGCCCCAAGCCCCGGGAGCAGCAGTGCGGCTTCTTCCAGTGGGCAGATGAGAACGTGGCACCAG GCCCTTCTGGAGATGACTCTCTGAACCACTTTGGCAGCAATGGATACTCCAGAGGGTTGGGAAGCAAGGCCAAGAGACCAGGCAACCTCTCCTCAGCATCTTCTGCCAAGAAGCCACGGACCTGCAGCATCTGCCACCAGCCTGGGCACACAAGGAAAACCTGTCCTCAGAACCACTGA